In the Bacillus shivajii genome, one interval contains:
- a CDS encoding M3 family metallopeptidase, whose product MMNQITRDQVPIEETWDLTPIFKDDAMWERSYDELEKEVDVLLQKNVVLSSASDVLEALETFDQLLVNLGKVNSYAMYKYTEDSTNSQNQMMMGRAQLLHEKANQVKTNYVNAFIQVPQEKMEQFKNEEKELHTFDRFLERIEKTRQHSLPSDMEDVLTSLGHTLQTPSNLYQTVTASDMTFDPVRNKDGKEVPISLFMYMTQVETSPDTVLRRNAYESLSKGLEKYQHSLASTLSAEIQKNVSLAKLRGFSSAIDMHLQYASPANASFDSDNISSKFFEEILDTFKKELSPHMQRYARLRKRQLGLDHLSFADVKAPLDPDFDPEISYEEAGEIITEAVGVLGTEYKELMSRVFSERWVYRADNVGRRMIAFGGGVHGVHGYSFYPWGGNLFDVLLLGHELGHAIHFTLAHKNQRLINNSMALFFVESPSTLIEHLIVDYLRKTRDDTRLHRWLNMYLMMSYHHNCVTHVLEAELLRRLYKMAEEKQPLTTATISETKGEILSEFWGDTVEIDEGAKLTWMRQPHYYMGLYPYTYSVGISASTVIAERIKKEGVAVGEQWTDVLKQGGTKDGLDLFKMAGLDMSSTKVISEAIANVGRIVDELEESF is encoded by the coding sequence ATGATGAATCAAATCACGCGTGACCAAGTACCAATCGAGGAGACGTGGGATCTTACGCCGATTTTTAAAGATGATGCCATGTGGGAAAGATCGTATGATGAACTAGAAAAAGAAGTGGATGTTCTTTTACAAAAAAACGTTGTTTTATCAAGCGCTAGTGATGTACTAGAGGCGCTTGAGACGTTTGATCAGTTACTCGTTAACTTAGGAAAAGTGAATAGCTATGCAATGTATAAATACACCGAGGATAGTACAAATTCACAGAACCAAATGATGATGGGAAGAGCGCAACTTTTACATGAGAAGGCAAACCAAGTAAAAACAAATTATGTGAATGCGTTCATCCAGGTACCTCAAGAAAAAATGGAACAATTTAAAAATGAAGAGAAAGAATTACATACGTTTGATAGATTTCTCGAGCGGATCGAAAAAACACGTCAACATTCGTTACCTTCTGATATGGAAGACGTATTAACGTCACTTGGGCATACGTTACAAACGCCAAGCAATCTTTATCAAACAGTAACTGCATCAGATATGACATTTGATCCGGTGAGAAATAAAGATGGAAAAGAAGTGCCGATTTCTTTGTTTATGTACATGACTCAAGTTGAAACGTCGCCAGATACCGTTTTGCGTCGGAATGCTTATGAATCATTGTCAAAAGGGTTAGAGAAATATCAGCATAGTCTAGCGAGTACCTTATCAGCAGAAATTCAAAAGAATGTGTCATTAGCGAAGTTGAGAGGGTTTTCTTCTGCAATTGATATGCACTTGCAATACGCCTCTCCAGCGAATGCATCTTTTGACAGTGATAACATTTCTTCTAAGTTTTTTGAGGAAATTCTCGATACGTTTAAGAAGGAACTATCTCCACACATGCAGCGATATGCGAGATTAAGAAAACGCCAATTAGGACTTGATCACTTAAGTTTTGCTGATGTTAAGGCACCGTTAGATCCTGATTTTGATCCGGAAATTAGTTACGAAGAAGCGGGGGAAATCATTACAGAAGCAGTTGGTGTCCTCGGTACAGAATATAAAGAGCTTATGAGCCGTGTTTTTTCAGAACGTTGGGTGTACCGTGCAGATAATGTTGGACGAAGAATGATTGCTTTTGGTGGCGGTGTTCACGGTGTGCATGGGTATTCGTTCTATCCATGGGGTGGAAACTTATTTGACGTTTTACTATTAGGTCATGAGCTTGGCCATGCCATTCATTTTACACTTGCTCATAAAAACCAACGCTTAATAAATAATTCGATGGCTCTCTTTTTCGTCGAGTCACCTTCAACGTTAATTGAACATTTAATCGTTGATTATTTACGAAAAACAAGGGACGACACACGGCTACACCGTTGGTTAAATATGTACTTAATGATGAGCTATCACCATAACTGTGTTACGCACGTTTTGGAAGCAGAATTATTAAGAAGGTTGTACAAGATGGCAGAGGAAAAGCAACCTTTAACTACGGCAACAATTAGTGAGACTAAAGGGGAGATCCTCTCTGAATTCTGGGGAGATACCGTTGAGATTGATGAAGGTGCAAAGCTAACGTGGATGAGGCAGCCTCACTACTATATGGGCCTTTATCCATATACGTACTCTGTTGGGATCTCTGCATCTACCGTTATTGCAGAACGCATTAAAAAAGAAGGTGTAGCGGTTGGTGAACAATGGACAGACGTACTCAAACAAGGCGGCACGAAAGACGGCCTCGATTTATTTAAAATGGCGGGACTTGATATGTCTTCAACGAAAGTCATAAGTGAAGCGATCGCCAACGTCGGCCGTATTGTCGATGAATTGGAAGAAAG
- a CDS encoding nuclease-related domain-containing protein, with amino-acid sequence MILKNRSFPSIILKLESLIRRAKLSKVEYDEINEELGRWRSGYIGEESLNYYFNQLPHNEYFILNDLRLPINNYHTQFDNLILTPSFFVNLEVKNLKGKLKFEHEFNQLIRINDEGKNNVFECPISQSKAQKAKFIQWLKKNNVPSIPIKSQVVLTNKNVSIINELDDKVVRENVIRASQLLYYLQELNFKYKETKLSLNETKRIAVQLMRAHEPLLLKSAEHNIPIKDITTGVHCPNCSHISMIKHYKSGWSCPKCLYFSKDAYIPTLIDYYFLISPTITNSEFRNFLHIESRFVAHRYLSSLNLPLLSGGKYTKYDLRPLVHQFIKIYKDHEKRMREWAKLQLNNH; translated from the coding sequence TTGATTTTAAAGAATCGCTCTTTTCCCTCTATTATTTTAAAGTTGGAATCTTTAATTCGGAGGGCTAAGCTCTCTAAAGTTGAGTATGACGAAATAAATGAAGAACTTGGTCGATGGCGATCCGGTTACATAGGTGAAGAATCACTAAACTATTACTTCAACCAACTCCCTCATAATGAGTATTTCATTCTGAATGACCTTCGACTACCAATAAATAACTATCATACACAATTCGATAACTTAATTCTGACCCCCTCATTTTTCGTTAATTTAGAAGTAAAAAATCTTAAGGGAAAACTAAAGTTTGAACACGAATTCAACCAGTTAATTCGTATTAATGATGAAGGAAAAAATAATGTGTTTGAGTGTCCAATCAGCCAATCTAAAGCCCAAAAAGCTAAATTCATTCAATGGCTAAAGAAAAACAATGTACCTTCGATCCCTATAAAGTCACAAGTTGTTCTTACCAATAAAAATGTAAGTATAATTAATGAGCTTGATGACAAAGTAGTAAGAGAAAATGTAATCCGAGCATCACAACTCCTTTATTATCTCCAAGAACTTAATTTTAAGTACAAAGAAACAAAGCTCTCGCTGAATGAGACCAAAAGAATTGCAGTACAACTAATGAGAGCGCATGAACCACTATTATTAAAATCGGCTGAGCATAACATCCCCATCAAAGACATTACTACTGGTGTCCATTGCCCCAATTGTTCACACATCTCGATGATTAAACATTATAAAAGTGGCTGGTCTTGTCCAAAGTGCCTCTATTTTTCTAAAGATGCTTACATCCCTACGTTAATTGATTATTATTTTCTTATATCCCCGACAATTACAAACTCTGAATTTAGAAACTTTCTTCATATAGAATCTAGGTTTGTAGCACATAGATATTTATCTTCTTTGAACTTACCATTATTGAGTGGTGGAAAGTATACAAAATACGACTTACGACCACTAGTACATCAATTTATAAAAATTTATAAGGATCACGAAAAACGAATGCGGGAGTGGGCTAAGTTACAACTTAATAATCATTAA